A portion of the Deltaproteobacteria bacterium genome contains these proteins:
- the asd gene encoding aspartate-semialdehyde dehydrogenase, which yields MKKKVAVVGATGIAGQQFLVALDRHPWFEVAALAASSRSAGKTYAQAIRDPATGARRWWCNEEPPDAMMQLSVQDAAELNLRGIDLVFSAVESDVARELEPKYAATTPVVSNASAFRYHDDVPILVPGVNLDHIGLLDLQRRHHGWKGFITPLPNCTTIGMVIAIKPLYDAFGITRCFMTSMQGLSGAGRSPGVIGLDIVDNIIPYVHGEEEKVSKETGKILGRLVEGGIVAAPFPVSATCTRAAVIEGHTESVVIATERPCSVDAAKQVMREFGGDFAKLALPSAPRNLIIVHDDPFRPQPRLDRDVDGGMATSVGRVRADHAIENGLKFVLVSHNTKMGAAKGSVLVAEHLASAGYV from the coding sequence GTGAAAAAGAAAGTCGCCGTAGTTGGCGCCACCGGCATCGCCGGACAACAATTCCTGGTCGCGCTCGATCGGCACCCGTGGTTCGAGGTGGCGGCGCTCGCCGCCTCATCGCGCTCGGCCGGCAAGACGTACGCGCAAGCCATCCGCGACCCCGCCACCGGCGCCCGCCGTTGGTGGTGCAACGAGGAACCGCCCGACGCGATGATGCAACTGTCGGTGCAAGACGCCGCCGAACTGAATCTGAGAGGAATCGATCTCGTCTTCAGCGCCGTCGAGTCCGACGTTGCTCGCGAACTCGAACCGAAGTATGCCGCCACCACGCCGGTGGTGAGCAACGCCTCGGCGTTCCGCTATCACGACGACGTGCCCATTCTCGTGCCCGGTGTGAACCTCGACCACATCGGGCTGCTCGACTTGCAGCGCCGCCACCATGGTTGGAAGGGGTTCATCACGCCGCTGCCGAACTGCACCACCATCGGGATGGTGATCGCGATCAAACCGCTCTACGACGCGTTCGGCATTACACGCTGCTTCATGACGTCTATGCAAGGGCTGTCGGGTGCCGGCCGTTCGCCCGGCGTGATCGGGCTCGACATCGTCGACAACATCATCCCATATGTTCACGGCGAAGAAGAAAAGGTGTCGAAGGAGACCGGCAAGATTCTCGGCCGCCTGGTCGAGGGCGGGATCGTGGCCGCGCCGTTCCCGGTCAGCGCCACCTGTACGCGCGCGGCAGTGATCGAGGGCCACACCGAATCGGTGGTGATCGCGACCGAGCGGCCGTGCAGCGTCGACGCCGCGAAGCAAGTGATGCGGGAGTTCGGTGGCGACTTCGCGAAGCTTGCTTTGCCGTCGGCGCCGCGCAATTTGATCATCGTCCACGACGATCCCTTTCGGCCGCAGCCGCGGCTGGATCGCGATGTCGATGGCGGCATGGCCACCAGCGTCGGTCGCGTGCGCGCCGACCACGCCATCGAGAACGGCCTCAAGTTCGTCCTGGTCTCGCACAACACCAAGATGGGCGCAGCCAAGGGTTCGGTGTTGGTCGCCGAGCACTTGGCTTCCGCCGGTTACGTGTGA
- a CDS encoding GNAT family N-acetyltransferase, whose translation MRLRSFSLTDVEAVFAYASDPEITRYVEWDPHRNRRDSALYIRRCMEERDGLRTFAVELCDIGRVIGAIDLRLVSRLWRVGEIGYTIARPYWGQGLNVEASRLAINYGFLVLAMRRIQAICDVANRRSYRTMEKLGMIRDMILYRARFEHGRPIDRYRYSIRRREWENHSLYCATGNGAAAESIPQG comes from the coding sequence GTGCGCTTGCGCTCGTTTAGCCTGACGGATGTCGAAGCCGTCTTCGCCTACGCCTCCGATCCGGAGATCACGCGCTACGTCGAGTGGGATCCCCATCGCAACCGGCGCGACAGCGCGCTCTACATCCGCCGCTGCATGGAAGAACGCGACGGGTTGCGCACGTTTGCTGTCGAACTGTGCGACATCGGGCGCGTCATCGGCGCCATCGACTTGCGCCTGGTCAGTCGACTGTGGCGCGTCGGCGAGATTGGCTACACGATCGCGCGCCCCTATTGGGGACAGGGCTTGAATGTCGAAGCCAGTCGCCTGGCCATCAACTATGGCTTCCTGGTGCTGGCGATGCGCCGCATTCAGGCGATCTGCGACGTAGCCAATCGACGCTCGTACCGCACGATGGAAAAGCTCGGCATGATTCGCGACATGATTCTGTATCGCGCGCGCTTCGAGCATGGGCGTCCGATCGACCGCTATCGATATTCGATCCGGCGCCGCGAATGGGAAAACCATTCCCTCTATTGCGCGACGGGCAACGGCGCAGCGGCGGAGTCGATCCCTCAGGGTTGA
- a CDS encoding A/G-specific adenine glycosylase: MLRWYQRAGRDLPWRRTRDPYRILVSEIMLQQTQVDRVRDFYHRFLRRYPNFEELADAGAGEVREAWDGLGYYARARNLHRTARQVVRQHGGRLPDDADTIRQLPGIGRYTAGAVLSIAYGKDAAILDTNAARVLARVFGIARRGSKSRQQRRLWLVAEAVTPAGKAADFNQAIMDLGATICRARQPECVRCPVRGICKEGAKRIGVTQP, from the coding sequence TTGCTGCGCTGGTACCAACGCGCCGGACGCGATTTGCCGTGGCGCCGTACGCGTGATCCGTATCGCATTCTGGTCTCCGAGATCATGTTGCAACAGACCCAGGTGGATCGCGTGCGCGACTTCTATCATCGCTTCCTGCGCCGCTACCCGAACTTCGAGGAACTCGCCGATGCCGGCGCCGGCGAAGTGCGCGAAGCCTGGGACGGCCTCGGCTACTACGCCCGCGCACGCAATCTGCACCGCACCGCGCGGCAAGTGGTGCGACAGCACGGCGGCCGCCTGCCCGACGATGCCGACACCATCCGCCAACTCCCCGGCATCGGGCGCTACACGGCTGGCGCCGTGCTCAGTATCGCGTATGGAAAAGATGCGGCGATTCTCGACACCAACGCTGCCCGCGTCCTTGCCCGCGTGTTCGGCATTGCTCGCCGCGGCTCGAAGAGTCGGCAGCAGCGCCGCTTGTGGCTGGTGGCCGAAGCGGTCACGCCAGCCGGCAAGGCTGCGGATTTCAATCAGGCGATCATGGACCTCGGCGCGACGATTTGCCGCGCGCGCCAACCCGAGTGCGTGCGCTGTCCGGTGCGAGGGATTTGTAAAGAAGGTGCGAAGCGGATTGGGGTGACTCAACCCTGA
- a CDS encoding HAMP domain-containing histidine kinase, producing MTQAGRSLWRTLLDREGEESAAADDVTIAGYRSARIRSIADRVPLMSLLFVFFIGSASLIEAWFFRGRRHALLLVLPVELVVCTLQVVSARHRAGAAWPITIAATAALISCIGWYFILTHGSTEMHAIGLILFLAGTAVVYPWGALGQSCASVAAVVTFVLALVSSTVPSLPVVYGLFSLTTAALLTTLGAHLLDQHRWLAFRHDAELRHANELQRQEAEFSNALLNLTQALNAALHDPRATAEQLTTQFHQALGVDFAGTYLLDETRNVFRMAALSGGRQGDDVTDEIRAVELVRGAFPLHAVLEREGVVEIADRDTQDLVPRALLERWRIRSILFATIASGRHLIGAIMGGYGEQRGPFSAAQHRLLRGFAQHAAAALENARLMEAARAANQMKSEFVATVSHELRTPLNVILGYTDLLIDRTLGDLNSEQDDALTRLRARSLHLLDLIQDILDINRLESGRVPLTIEDFTIGEVLRSVQNAIPAAWRLSDVELDFDSTHDHIVIRSDRAKVEMIVRNLVHNALKYTGRGCVSIAVTSRPATRALDLVVRDTGPGIPEAELPRIFEMFHQINGQSRPLQSGGVGLGLYIVRRLIEALGGTIAVHSEIGRGSEFIVSLPLEPTPAVTLREAGE from the coding sequence ATGACGCAAGCGGGAAGGAGCTTGTGGCGCACGCTGCTAGACCGCGAAGGCGAGGAGTCGGCGGCGGCCGACGACGTCACCATCGCCGGGTATAGGTCGGCACGCATCCGCTCGATTGCCGACCGCGTACCGCTGATGTCGCTGCTGTTCGTGTTCTTCATCGGCAGTGCCAGCCTGATCGAAGCCTGGTTTTTTCGCGGGCGCCGCCACGCACTCTTGCTGGTGCTTCCTGTCGAACTCGTAGTGTGCACGCTACAGGTCGTGAGTGCACGCCACCGCGCGGGCGCGGCCTGGCCGATCACCATCGCCGCCACCGCCGCGTTGATCAGCTGCATTGGCTGGTACTTCATCCTCACCCACGGCAGCACCGAGATGCATGCGATCGGTCTGATCCTGTTTCTTGCCGGCACGGCGGTCGTCTACCCGTGGGGCGCCCTCGGACAGTCGTGCGCCAGTGTGGCGGCGGTCGTGACCTTTGTCCTTGCACTGGTGAGCAGCACCGTCCCTTCTCTTCCGGTGGTCTACGGACTCTTCTCGCTGACAACGGCGGCACTGCTCACCACGTTGGGTGCGCACTTGCTCGATCAGCATCGCTGGCTCGCGTTTCGTCACGATGCCGAGTTGCGTCACGCCAATGAGTTGCAACGGCAGGAGGCGGAGTTTTCCAACGCGCTGCTCAATCTCACGCAAGCGTTGAACGCGGCGCTGCACGACCCGCGGGCCACTGCCGAGCAGCTCACTACCCAGTTCCATCAGGCGCTCGGCGTTGATTTCGCCGGCACCTATCTGCTCGATGAGACGCGCAACGTGTTCCGCATGGCGGCCCTCAGCGGAGGTCGCCAAGGCGACGATGTGACTGACGAGATCCGCGCCGTCGAGCTCGTGCGCGGCGCATTTCCGCTGCACGCCGTATTGGAACGCGAGGGCGTGGTTGAAATCGCCGACCGCGACACCCAGGATCTCGTCCCCCGCGCCCTGTTGGAGCGCTGGCGGATTCGCTCGATCCTCTTCGCCACCATCGCCAGCGGCCGACACTTGATCGGCGCCATCATGGGGGGCTACGGCGAACAGCGCGGGCCATTCAGTGCCGCGCAACACCGCTTGTTGCGCGGCTTTGCTCAGCACGCGGCGGCGGCATTGGAGAACGCTCGCTTGATGGAAGCCGCGCGCGCGGCGAACCAGATGAAATCCGAGTTCGTCGCCACCGTGTCCCACGAGTTGCGCACGCCCCTCAACGTCATCCTCGGCTACACCGACCTGCTGATCGACCGCACGCTGGGCGACCTCAACTCCGAGCAAGACGACGCGCTGACACGGCTGCGCGCACGCTCGCTCCACCTGCTCGACCTGATTCAGGACATCCTCGACATCAATCGTCTCGAGAGTGGGCGCGTGCCGCTGACGATCGAAGATTTCACCATCGGCGAAGTGCTCCGTAGCGTGCAAAATGCCATCCCCGCCGCGTGGCGGCTCAGCGACGTCGAACTCGACTTCGACAGTACGCACGATCACATTGTCATTCGTAGCGATCGCGCCAAAGTCGAGATGATCGTGCGCAACCTGGTCCACAACGCGCTGAAATACACCGGGCGGGGCTGCGTCAGCATCGCTGTCACCTCGCGGCCGGCGACGCGCGCACTCGATCTCGTCGTGCGCGATACCGGGCCTGGCATCCCGGAAGCCGAGCTGCCACGCATCTTCGAAATGTTTCATCAGATCAACGGCCAGTCACGGCCGCTGCAGAGCGGTGGCGTCGGGCTCGGCCTCTACATCGTGCGGCGATTGATCGAAGCGCTCGGCGGCACGATCGCGGTCCACAGTGAGATCGGCCGCGGCTCGGAATTCATCGTCTCTCTGCCGCTCGAACCGACGCCGGCCGTCACTCTCCGCGAAGCGGGCGAGTAG
- a CDS encoding molybdopterin-dependent oxidoreductase produces the protein MPDIRTFCRVCEPACGLVATVENDRLIAVKPDREHPISQGWACNKGIATFDIHQDPDRLSYPLKRTAGGFERISWDQAMREIADKLRALRAAHGESATAAYIGNPTAFNALAGDGIGAFFGGLGTRQIYSAGTQDCSNKFAGSEFVYGSSTIHPLPDFDHTNYVLILGSNPAVSHMSFIAIADPMNVLRAAQARGCKIRFVNPRRIESVKSGVGELIQIKPDTDVYFLAALLHELDRIGGFDEAVIAAHGQHIEGLRAFIAPYAPEQVARVTGVSAATMREIARDWKAADGASVTMSTGLNMGRQGTLCYWLVQMLSFVTGNLDRRGGNLESIGYYPSAPRAGRADPARAFFDSRFGRIRHVRGSLPGTLLAEEILTPGAGQVRALFVVAGNPLLSMPNERRLHAALESLELLVCVDIYRNATAELAHYVLPATDQFERPDVTYAGLGLQHRPHVQYTDRVVPPAGERREEWWIFARLCREMGFKGPLDEGDEPHVFARIERMLEKRDLTLEQLKAAPGGVVLPAHEPGHFFDAIIQTPDQRVDCCPPLFADALRAAAQQFAELASESREQLRMITKRDRFMHNSWFHNVEKMKHGARARNWVFMHPDDVTRLGFRDGEVVRVATDIDAIELPVRSDPDLMPGVVAVTHGWGHAGVSGMRVAQERPGVNPNRLLRSGPGSYEPLGNMTRMTGVPVSVEPLAAQARPVS, from the coding sequence ATGCCTGACATCCGAACCTTCTGCCGCGTGTGTGAACCGGCCTGTGGATTGGTCGCGACGGTTGAGAACGATCGCTTGATTGCCGTCAAACCTGATCGCGAGCATCCGATTTCGCAGGGCTGGGCGTGCAACAAGGGCATCGCCACGTTCGACATTCATCAGGATCCGGATCGGTTGTCGTATCCGTTGAAGCGCACTGCCGGCGGCTTCGAACGCATCTCGTGGGATCAGGCGATGCGCGAGATCGCCGACAAGCTGCGTGCGCTGCGCGCGGCGCACGGCGAGTCGGCGACCGCCGCGTATATCGGTAACCCGACCGCGTTCAACGCACTCGCCGGCGATGGCATCGGTGCGTTCTTCGGCGGCCTCGGCACGCGCCAGATCTACAGCGCCGGCACGCAGGACTGCTCCAACAAATTCGCCGGCAGCGAGTTCGTCTACGGATCGAGCACGATCCATCCGCTGCCCGACTTCGATCACACCAACTACGTGCTGATCCTAGGCTCGAATCCGGCGGTGTCGCACATGAGCTTCATCGCGATCGCCGATCCGATGAACGTCCTGCGCGCGGCGCAAGCGCGCGGTTGCAAGATTCGCTTCGTTAATCCGCGTCGCATCGAGTCGGTGAAGTCGGGCGTCGGCGAGCTGATTCAAATCAAGCCCGACACCGACGTGTACTTTCTGGCCGCGCTGCTCCACGAGCTCGACCGCATCGGCGGGTTCGACGAAGCGGTGATCGCGGCGCACGGCCAACACATCGAAGGGCTGCGCGCGTTCATCGCGCCGTATGCACCCGAACAGGTGGCGCGGGTCACCGGCGTGTCGGCGGCAACGATGCGAGAAATTGCGCGCGACTGGAAAGCCGCCGACGGGGCGTCGGTGACGATGTCGACCGGCCTTAACATGGGACGCCAGGGCACGCTCTGTTATTGGCTGGTGCAGATGTTGTCGTTCGTCACCGGCAACCTCGATCGCCGCGGTGGCAACCTCGAATCGATCGGCTACTATCCGAGCGCTCCGCGCGCGGGCCGCGCCGATCCAGCGCGGGCGTTCTTCGACAGTCGCTTCGGCCGCATCCGTCACGTGCGTGGTTCGCTGCCGGGTACGCTGTTGGCCGAAGAGATCCTCACGCCCGGAGCGGGTCAGGTGCGCGCGCTGTTCGTGGTGGCGGGCAATCCGTTGCTGTCGATGCCGAACGAGCGGCGTCTGCACGCCGCGCTGGAGTCGCTCGAACTGCTCGTGTGCGTCGACATCTATCGCAACGCGACCGCTGAACTCGCGCACTACGTGTTGCCCGCCACCGATCAGTTCGAACGCCCCGACGTGACCTACGCTGGTCTTGGCCTGCAACATCGGCCGCACGTGCAGTACACCGACCGTGTCGTGCCGCCGGCCGGCGAGCGGCGCGAAGAGTGGTGGATCTTCGCACGCCTGTGCCGCGAGATGGGCTTCAAAGGTCCGCTCGACGAAGGGGACGAACCGCACGTCTTTGCGCGTATCGAACGCATGTTGGAGAAGCGTGACCTCACGCTCGAACAGCTCAAAGCCGCGCCCGGCGGCGTCGTGTTGCCCGCGCACGAGCCGGGGCACTTCTTCGACGCGATCATTCAAACTCCCGATCAGCGGGTGGATTGTTGCCCACCGTTGTTCGCCGACGCGTTGCGCGCCGCCGCGCAACAGTTCGCCGAGTTGGCGTCGGAATCGCGCGAGCAGTTGCGGATGATCACCAAGCGCGACCGCTTCATGCACAACTCGTGGTTCCACAACGTGGAGAAGATGAAGCACGGCGCGCGCGCGCGAAACTGGGTGTTCATGCATCCCGATGATGTCACGCGGCTGGGATTTCGCGACGGCGAGGTCGTGCGTGTCGCGACCGATATCGATGCGATCGAACTGCCCGTGCGTAGCGATCCCGATCTCATGCCCGGCGTGGTGGCGGTGACGCACGGCTGGGGGCACGCCGGCGTCAGCGGTATGCGCGTTGCGCAGGAACGACCGGGCGTGAATCCGAACCGCCTGTTACGCAGCGGACCAGGCAGTTACGAACCGCTGGGCAACATGACTCGCATGACGGGTGTGCCGGTCAGCGTTGAACCGCTAGCCGCGCAGGCGCGGCCAGTCTCATAG
- a CDS encoding pyrroloquinoline quinone-dependent dehydrogenase, producing the protein MRELVVIVTVIVLAASRAAIAADFAPVEWRWTEGAPGGGRYSPLADINRTNVASLRVAWTYRHGDVYDGGWLPDAPNKGTAFESTPLVVDGRLIFTTPYNRVIALDPESGRELWTFDPKIDRDRRFANMMINRGAAYWSDAAADTPCARRVFLATLDARLIALDAASGHACADFGANGTVDLLAGLTPVVDAWEYNITSPPTVVGDVVIVGSSIADTLRRVAPPGDVRAFDVRSGRLVWTFNTIPHPGAFGSDTWEHASGHNSGAANVWSTITADLARGLVFLPVSTPSPDFDGADRPGANLFSDSVVALRAATGERVWHFQTVHHDLWDYDLAAPPVLVRIARDGRDVDAVVQTTKTGFVFVLDRDTGAPLFPIEERAVPPSDLPGEQAWPTQPFPVLPPPLLPSKLDERDLWDVDAKRLERCRAELRSFRNEGVFTPPSLQGTLLYPMTGGGVNWSGAGFDPASHRLYVPVGNLAHVLRLKQLPAANVTAPDTTRPLHTLEGLWWAFTGRGTGLRYWTDPIRGRRTFAVDGVPCNKPPWGYLAALDLDRGTLEWKVPSGEDKGVQGLFGYGPVLVTAGGLVFHAGTRELHLRAHDAQSGAVLARFDLPAGLHAGPVTYKLRPDGKQYLVIAPGGHVGLGSQLGDFVIAYTLP; encoded by the coding sequence ATGCGCGAACTTGTCGTCATCGTGACCGTGATCGTGCTGGCGGCGTCGCGCGCGGCGATCGCCGCGGACTTCGCCCCGGTCGAATGGCGCTGGACGGAGGGTGCACCGGGTGGCGGGCGCTACTCGCCGCTCGCCGACATCAATCGAACCAACGTGGCGTCGCTGCGCGTCGCCTGGACCTACCGCCACGGTGATGTCTACGACGGCGGCTGGCTACCCGACGCCCCCAACAAGGGCACGGCGTTCGAGTCGACACCCCTTGTCGTCGACGGCCGGCTCATCTTTACCACGCCGTACAACCGCGTGATCGCGCTCGACCCCGAGAGCGGGCGCGAGTTGTGGACGTTCGATCCGAAGATCGACCGAGATCGGCGCTTCGCCAACATGATGATCAATCGCGGCGCCGCCTATTGGAGCGACGCAGCGGCCGACACCCCGTGCGCGCGCCGCGTCTTCCTCGCCACGCTCGACGCGCGGCTGATTGCGCTCGATGCGGCGAGCGGCCATGCGTGCGCGGACTTCGGCGCCAACGGTACGGTTGATCTACTCGCCGGTCTCACGCCCGTCGTCGACGCCTGGGAGTACAACATCACATCGCCGCCAACGGTCGTCGGCGACGTTGTGATCGTCGGCTCGTCGATCGCCGACACGCTGCGCCGCGTCGCGCCGCCCGGTGACGTTCGCGCCTTCGACGTGCGCAGCGGCCGCCTGGTCTGGACGTTCAATACCATCCCGCATCCGGGAGCGTTCGGCAGCGATACCTGGGAGCACGCTAGTGGACACAACTCTGGCGCGGCGAATGTGTGGTCGACGATCACTGCCGATCTAGCTCGCGGCCTCGTCTTCCTTCCGGTGAGTACGCCGAGCCCCGACTTCGACGGGGCCGATCGCCCGGGCGCCAATTTGTTTTCGGACTCGGTCGTCGCACTGCGCGCCGCCACCGGCGAGCGCGTGTGGCACTTCCAGACGGTGCACCACGATCTGTGGGACTACGATCTCGCCGCGCCGCCGGTGTTGGTGCGAATTGCGCGCGATGGGCGCGACGTCGACGCGGTCGTGCAGACGACCAAGACGGGCTTTGTCTTCGTGCTTGATCGCGACACCGGCGCGCCACTGTTTCCGATCGAAGAGCGCGCGGTGCCGCCATCCGACTTGCCGGGCGAGCAGGCGTGGCCGACTCAACCGTTCCCGGTCCTGCCGCCGCCGCTGCTGCCGTCGAAACTCGACGAGCGCGATCTCTGGGACGTCGATGCAAAGCGCTTGGAACGCTGCCGGGCGGAGTTGCGCAGCTTTCGCAACGAAGGTGTGTTCACGCCGCCGAGCCTGCAGGGTACGCTGCTCTATCCGATGACTGGCGGTGGTGTGAACTGGTCGGGTGCCGGCTTCGATCCCGCATCACATCGCCTCTACGTGCCGGTCGGCAACCTCGCCCACGTCCTCCGCCTCAAACAACTGCCGGCGGCGAACGTGACCGCGCCCGACACGACCCGTCCGCTGCACACACTAGAGGGACTGTGGTGGGCATTCACTGGGCGCGGCACGGGGCTGCGGTACTGGACCGATCCGATTCGCGGACGCCGCACATTTGCGGTCGATGGCGTGCCCTGCAACAAGCCGCCCTGGGGGTATCTGGCCGCGCTCGATCTCGATCGCGGCACGCTGGAGTGGAAGGTGCCGAGCGGCGAGGACAAAGGCGTGCAAGGCTTGTTCGGCTACGGACCGGTATTGGTCACCGCTGGCGGCCTGGTGTTTCACGCCGGGACGCGAGAACTGCATCTGCGCGCCCACGACGCGCAAAGCGGTGCGGTGCTGGCGCGTTTCGACTTGCCGGCCGGCTTGCACGCCGGTCCGGTGACGTACAAGCTGCGCCCGGATGGCAAGCAGTACTTGGTGATCGCGCCCGGCGGTCATGTCGGCCTAGGCTCGCAGCTCGGTGACTTCGTGATCGCGTACACCTTGCCTTGA
- a CDS encoding class II aldolase/adducin family protein, producing the protein MLTDAEAKEQIIQITNELFAMGLLTATGGNISARSSDDESYWITPSRMYKGGLTEADLVRVKADGTVLEGERPPSVEYQMHGECYRVRPESTGAVHTHAPIATAFGICNQKFPPINTDAVFLRDTVTVPWFMPGSRELADAVAEALKQSRGAILQNHGLITVGKTLRDASTRAMMLEETAKIVLYVKQFGGTVSVLPDEWIEQLASIANFI; encoded by the coding sequence ATGCTCACCGACGCAGAAGCCAAAGAGCAAATCATTCAGATCACCAACGAACTGTTCGCGATGGGCTTGCTCACCGCGACCGGTGGCAACATCAGCGCGCGTTCGAGCGACGACGAGTCGTACTGGATCACGCCGAGCCGCATGTACAAGGGCGGATTGACCGAAGCGGATCTTGTGCGCGTCAAAGCCGACGGCACCGTGCTCGAAGGCGAACGGCCGCCGTCGGTCGAGTATCAAATGCACGGCGAGTGTTACCGCGTGCGCCCGGAGTCAACCGGCGCCGTCCACACGCATGCGCCGATCGCGACCGCTTTCGGGATTTGCAATCAGAAGTTCCCGCCAATCAACACCGATGCCGTGTTCTTGCGTGACACGGTGACCGTGCCGTGGTTCATGCCGGGCTCGCGTGAATTGGCCGACGCGGTTGCCGAAGCGCTCAAGCAAAGCCGCGGCGCGATTCTCCAGAATCACGGATTGATCACGGTTGGCAAGACGCTGCGCGACGCCTCGACGCGCGCAATGATGTTGGAAGAGACCGCCAAGATCGTGCTGTACGTGAAGCAGTTCGGTGGCACGGTCAGTGTGCTGCCGGACGAATGGATCGAGCAACTGGCGAGCATCGCGAACTTCATCTGA
- a CDS encoding dynamin family protein, with the protein MPDAIQVSNSIAPTRVWGTAATGLNQAIGRARAAIAPHAARLPDTTLTDLDTLLAEFARRRVRIALYGEVKAGKSTLLNAIAGAVLSPVAFDPLTSVPVRVTYGVSTAWRVGEQWIERVSDLERMMRDGGTTVDEVVVETPLDLLQMGGQVDLLDTPGVGSEAQFDVVTADALRSLDAVVLVVRYPALFTQFTRHLMGDLQTDISKLIVVWNLDAACVELTADERTRHGDTLRAKVAGAHDLFLVDARAALRATQAGDAAAREASGLTALTAALARFAASTDRDLAALREAAKRVVQQLTAAELILTERRATLDRALADARAQMDTARAATDRESAGERARRAELDTALTRIAQDYGAAAAQHATALRRGLRAARRRWARRGDFVDLHAAVQRALDAYAEAVAASSRTAHQATHAEIAAFGTSAATAARPRTELPLGELAPDDRSRRALDGRAQWLRRSLWHRWYVPGLAALDASITHDVATQIAWCESLVAAVSAAATATLAGRLREISERAEREEQQIKETTNFGANEAEAARLNEDLPILTAQIAAIRQISAETRAT; encoded by the coding sequence ATGCCGGACGCAATCCAAGTCAGCAACTCGATCGCCCCCACGCGTGTGTGGGGCACGGCGGCCACCGGGCTCAACCAGGCGATCGGCCGCGCTCGCGCGGCGATCGCCCCGCACGCTGCTCGTCTGCCCGACACAACGCTCACTGATCTCGATACGCTGCTCGCCGAGTTCGCGCGCCGGCGGGTCCGCATTGCTCTCTACGGCGAAGTGAAGGCCGGCAAGTCGACGCTGCTCAACGCGATCGCGGGGGCGGTGCTGTCGCCGGTCGCCTTCGATCCGTTGACGTCGGTGCCGGTACGCGTCACCTACGGCGTCAGCACGGCTTGGCGCGTCGGCGAACAATGGATCGAGCGGGTCAGCGATCTCGAACGCATGATGCGCGACGGCGGCACCACCGTCGACGAGGTGGTGGTGGAGACACCGCTCGATCTGCTGCAGATGGGCGGACAAGTCGATCTGCTCGACACGCCAGGCGTCGGCAGCGAAGCGCAGTTCGACGTCGTCACCGCCGACGCGCTGCGCTCGCTCGACGCGGTGGTGCTGGTGGTGCGCTATCCGGCCCTCTTCACGCAGTTCACGCGGCATCTCATGGGCGACTTGCAGACCGACATCAGCAAATTGATCGTGGTGTGGAACCTCGACGCCGCGTGTGTCGAGCTCACCGCGGACGAGCGAACGCGTCACGGCGATACCTTGCGCGCCAAGGTGGCGGGCGCGCACGATCTATTTCTAGTCGACGCGCGCGCCGCCTTGCGTGCGACGCAGGCGGGCGATGCGGCGGCGCGCGAAGCCAGCGGGCTCACGGCGCTCACCGCAGCGTTGGCGCGCTTCGCAGCGTCCACCGATCGCGATCTCGCCGCCCTGCGCGAAGCCGCCAAGCGCGTCGTGCAGCAATTGACGGCCGCCGAACTGATCCTGACCGAACGGCGCGCGACACTCGATCGCGCCCTCGCCGACGCGCGCGCACAGATGGACACCGCGCGGGCCGCAACCGACCGCGAGTCCGCCGGCGAGCGCGCGCGACGGGCCGAACTCGATACGGCACTGACGCGCATTGCGCAGGATTACGGCGCGGCAGCGGCGCAGCATGCCACCGCCCTCCGCCGCGGGCTGCGAGCCGCGCGGCGGCGTTGGGCGCGCCGCGGCGACTTCGTCGACTTGCACGCCGCCGTGCAGCGCGCGCTCGACGCTTATGCGGAAGCCGTCGCGGCGAGTAGCCGCACCGCGCACCAAGCCACTCACGCGGAGATCGCGGCGTTCGGGACAAGCGCAGCGACTGCCGCGCGCCCGCGCACCGAGTTGCCGCTCGGCGAACTCGCGCCGGACGACCGCAGCCGTCGCGCTCTCGATGGCCGCGCGCAGTGGCTGCGCCGTTCGCTGTGGCATCGCTGGTACGTGCCCGGACTCGCCGCGCTGGATGCCAGCATCACGCACGATGTCGCAACTCAGATCGCGTGGTGCGAGTCGCTCGTCGCCGCCGTGAGCGCCGCCGCCACTGCCACGCTCGCCGGCCGACTGCGCGAGATCAGCGAGCGCGCCGAGCGCGAAGAGCAGCAGATCAAGGAGACCACCAATTTCGGCGCCAACGAAGCAGAGGCCGCGCGCTTGAACGAAGATCTGCCGATTCTCACCGCCCAGATCGCCGCCATTCGGCAGATTAGTGCGGAGACGCGCGCGACCTAA